In Bordetella genomosp. 10, the genomic window CGAGGAGGAAATCGAGCAGGTGGTGCGGCGCGCCGAGCCGTCGCCCCTGGACGGGCGCCCCATGGACGAGGACGAACTGCGGCAGTCGCTGCGGACCATCCGCGAGCAGGGCTATGCCGTCAGTTGCTCGCAGCGCGCGCCCGGCGCCTACGGCGTGGCGGTGCCGTTCTTCGATCTGCGGGGCGAGGTGCGGGGCAACCTGACGCTGACCATTCCGGACTTCCGTTTCGATCCGGCCAGGCAGGACGCCTGGGTCGGCCTGCTGCGCGAGGCCGCGGCGACCCTGACGCGGCGCCTGGGGTGGTCCTGATTCAGCGGTCGACGGCGCGGGGTTCGGCCGCCAGCGATTCTTCCATCAGCCACTGCCGGAAGGCCTGCAGGGTAGGGAGGTGGGCCTTCGTCTCGGGGTAGCACAGGTAGTACCCCTGCCGCGCGCGGATATGCAGGTCGATGACGGGCGCCAGCTTGCCGTCGCGCAGTTCGTCCTCGATCAGGCAGCGCGGGATCAAGGCAATGCCGAAACCGGCGGCCGCGGCCTGCGAGAGCAAACCGTATTGATCGAAGCGGGCGCCTTCGCGCGTGCGGCGGCTGTCGCAGCCGGCCTGCGTGAACCAGTCGGTCCAGCCCTCCAGCGCCGAGGTGTGATGCATCAGCGGGTGCTTCAGCAATTCCTCGGCCGTCGCGCAAGGTTGCGGAAAAAGCTTGGGGCTGCCCACCGGCACCACGCCGCGGCCGACGATATAGTCGGCGCCGCTGCCGGGCCATACCCCTTCGCCGAAGCGCACCGCGGCGTCCAGTTCCGGCGTCGAAAAGTCATAGCCCTTGCGGTGCGGCAGGAACTCGACGTGGATGTCGGGCCGCAGCCGCATGAAGCCGGACAGGCGCGGAATCAGCCAGCGCGCGCCGAAGGTCGGCATGCAGGTCAGGTGCAGCGTGCCGCCCTGGCCCTGGTGCGAAATCAGTTCCAGCGTGGCCGCCTCGAGCTGCCCCAGGCCGACCTGTATCTTCGCCAGGTAGACCCGTCCCGCCTCGGTCAACACCAGCCCATGCCGGAGCCGCAGGAATAGTTCGACCCCCACGAACTGCTCCAGTTGCTTGACCTGCTTGCTCACCGCCCCCTGCGTGACGGACAGCTCCTGCGCGGCGCGCGTGAAGCTCCCATGGCGGGCGGCCATTTCGAAAGCCTGCAGGTCGGTCAGGGAAGGGCAGAGCCGGCGCATGGGTATCAGGTATGAAAATAAGTCATAGCATAAGGAGAATTCTTCGTTTGCACAATTTGTTGCGGAAGCAAAGAATCGCCGGGTTCGCATATTTGCCAACGCACTAGAACATCTTCCACAAGGGATCCTCATGTTCCTCAAGCAACGTCTACTCGGCCTGACCGCCGTCGCCCTCATGGCCGTCGCGCCCGTCCTGGCCCATGCCGACGACGCCTACCCCAGCCGTCCCATCCGCCTGATCGTGCCGTTCCCGCCCGGGGGCACCACCGATATCGTCGGCCGCCTGTTCG contains:
- a CDS encoding LysR substrate-binding domain-containing protein, with the protein product MRRLCPSLTDLQAFEMAARHGSFTRAAQELSVTQGAVSKQVKQLEQFVGVELFLRLRHGLVLTEAGRVYLAKIQVGLGQLEAATLELISHQGQGGTLHLTCMPTFGARWLIPRLSGFMRLRPDIHVEFLPHRKGYDFSTPELDAAVRFGEGVWPGSGADYIVGRGVVPVGSPKLFPQPCATAEELLKHPLMHHTSALEGWTDWFTQAGCDSRRTREGARFDQYGLLSQAAAAGFGIALIPRCLIEDELRDGKLAPVIDLHIRARQGYYLCYPETKAHLPTLQAFRQWLMEESLAAEPRAVDR